In Ipomoea triloba cultivar NCNSP0323 chromosome 7, ASM357664v1, a single genomic region encodes these proteins:
- the LOC116025279 gene encoding LEAF RUST 10 DISEASE-RESISTANCE LOCUS RECEPTOR-LIKE PROTEIN KINASE-like 1.2 isoform X1 → MNQQYIVSLHLCIFSFVLLAGKSSAAATDDLQYQACEPKKCAHGPELKYPFYLQGQQESYCGFPEFNVSCDGQGYPILRIPENDYVVDNISYESNSFRVYNAAVSGPEAGCLPEIKNVTVTNGSIGLRLVTESRINILRNCSELLVEQLWRYRVGCNEGKGYDWSFVLFEDSGFLKSALQECKENVLAPVEIREDDRSDRSSVVKYDVLLKRGFELRWSVSSCKECAESGGRCGFNATNLHFICFCPGRPHAARCKPDPVADGTPKSKKKLILIAVFGAIILILASTLVVVFVLFRLKKGGWGSSQFFSRRTSSNLSLKRDLEQESNYLGVPIFSYSELEEATNNFDSSKELGDGGFGTVYYGKLRDGREVAVKRLYEHNNKRMEQFRNEIEILASLRHRSLVTLYGYTSRHSHKLLLVYEYIPNGTVADHLHGERAIDGSLTWPIRMNIAVEAASALAYLHASGIIHRDVKTTNILLDENFCVKVADFGLSRQCPSNATHVSTAPQGTPGYVDPEYHEFYQLTDKSDVYSFGVVLIELISSMPAVDITRHRHEINLSNLAMNRIVRRAFDELIDPCLGFETDAEIMRMTTCVAELAFRCLQHEKDMRPTMDEVLETLKEIQGSGVNSNVERETSKNSNNNNNNVSGSVQVPPSPETEDAILLKGIRLAVSPISVTDKWVSSSTSTSNSG, encoded by the exons ATGAACCAACAATACATAGTATCGCTGCACCTTTGTATATTCAGTTTTGTCCTTCTGGCGGGGAAATCTTCTGCTGCTGCTACTGATGATCTGCAATATCAGGCCTGTGAGCCGAAGAAATGTGCCCATGGCCCAGAATTAAAGTATCCCTTTTATCTTCAAGGCCAGCAAGAATCTTATTGTGGTTTCCCTGAGTTCAATGTTAGTTGTGATGGGCAGGGCTATCCGATTCTTCGCATACCTGAAAATGATTATGTAGTGGACAATATTTCCTATGAGAGCAATTCTTTTCGGGTTTATAATGCTGCGGTTTCAGGACCGGAGGCTGGTTGTCTTCCTGAGATTAAAAATGTAACGGTGACAAATGGGAGTATTGGGTTGAGGTTGGTTACTGAATCAAGAATCAATATATTGCGGAATTGCAGTGAATTGTTGGTAGAGCAACTTTGGAGGTACAGGGTTGGTTGTAATGAAGGGAAGGGATACGATTGGAGTTTTGTATTGTTTGAAGATAGTGGATTCTTGAAATCTGCGTTGCAGGAGTGCAAAGAGAATGTGTTGGCACCAGTGGAGATAAGGGAAGATGATAGAAGTGATAGAAGCAGTGTGGTGAAGTATGATGTGTTATTGAAAAGGGGATTTGAGTTGAGATGGAGTGTAAGTAGTTGCAAAGAATGTGCAGAGAGTGGAGGGCGGTGTGGGTTTAACGCCACCAATCTCCACTTCATTTGTTTCTGCCCTGGCAGACCCCATGCCGCGAGATGCAAACCTGATCCCG TTGCAGATGGAACTCCAAAAAGTAAAAAGAAGCTGATTTTAATAGCAG TTTTTGGAGCAATTATATTGATCCTCGCTTCGACTCTGGTGGtggtttttgttcttttccGTCTCAAGAAGGGAGGTTGGGGTTCTTCACAATTCTTTTCTCGTAGAACATCTTCTAATCTCTCATTGAAACGAGACCTTGAGCAAGAGAGTAACTACCTTGGGGTTCCTATCTTCTCTTACTCTGAACTtgaagaagcaacaaacaattTTGATTCTTCCAAAGAACTTGGAGATGGGGGGTTTGGAACTGTTTATTATG GGAAACTTCGGGATGGAAGGGAAGTTGCTGTGAAGCGCCTATATGAGCATAACAACAAGAGAATGGAGCAATTTAGAAATGAAATTGAGATTCTCGCCTCCCTAAGACACCGTAGTCTTGTAACGCTTTATGGTTACACATCAAGGCACAGTCATAAACTGCTCCTCGTTTATGAATACATCCCTAATGGAACAGTTGCTGATCACCTCCACGGAGAAAGAGCGATAGATGGATCACTCACGTGGCCTATCCGCATGAACATTGCAGTGGAAGCAGCTAGTGCCCTGGCTTACCTCCATGCTTCTGGCATAATACACCGGGATGTGAAGACTACTAACATTCTCCTCGACGAAAACTTTTGTGTGAAAGTTGCAGATTTCGGGCTTTCAAGACAATGCCCCAGTAATGCCACACACGTCTCCACTGCACCCCAAGGAACGCCTGGATATGTTGACCCCGAGTACCACGAGTTCTACCAGCTCACCGATAAGAGCGATGTTTACAGTTTCGGTGTTGTTCTTATTGAGCTCATTTCATCGATGCCCGCTGTGGATATAACTAGACATAGACATGAAATCAACTTGTCAAACTTAGCCATGAACAGGATAGTCCGACGTGCATTTGATGAGCTGATCGATCCGTGTCTAGGGTTTGAGACAGATGCCGAAATTATGAGGATGACTACTTGTGTGGCAGAGCTAGCTTTTCGATGCTTGCAACACGAGAAGGATATGAGGCCTACAATGGATGAAGTCCTGGAAACATTGAAGGAGATTCAAGGTAGTGGGGTAAACAGCAACGTGGAACGAGAGACGAGCaagaatagtaataataataataataatgtatcaGGAAGTGTACAAGTCCCTCCTTCACCTGAAACAGAAGATGCCATATTGTTGAAGGGGATTAGATTGGCAGTTTCCCCGATTTCTGTGACCGATAAGTGGGTTAGTAGTTCTACTTCAACCAGCAACAGTGGGTGA
- the LOC116025285 gene encoding LEAF RUST 10 DISEASE-RESISTANCE LOCUS RECEPTOR-LIKE PROTEIN KINASE-like 2.4 isoform X2: MALLFNPACFFSFLLPLMATFYFVHGEARFLSNCTKEFSCGAIGFVGFPFVKHTEPHCGLVAVKCDTTPPIVQLGTGGDWYPLLSVMKPRGVDNTYTIDLEDSKLQRPFESRNYSNLNYTIHFHNSPSVTFLNWDASTLNTYFKCNDSEADDIGNYERYNCSDGFSLYYKRHLPENPKCDAVNCTMYPTPIIIQQTNDGLTAQFVLRMEVSKTCQECYQGGGQCTEDSNNDFRCAQGNLSTTGKRNLKLILAAGGGTLILTFMSTLLFYIYTKKLSLRSCVDLMTKIKLKKQDVEEFLKIHGPFALKRFSYSEVKKITNSFKNELGQGGFGSVYKGKLRNGNFVAVKVLKELKASGEEFINEVASISRTSHINIVTLVGFCIEDFGLAKLCTRKESIVSVLGARGTIGYIAPEVVCKNIGGVSHKSDVYSYGMMVLEMVGGRKNVDIGVSCNSKIYFPHWIYTRFVLDDELGLIGVMNEEENECARKMLIASLWCIQTDPSTRPSISRVVEMLEGKLEYLQIPPKPYLYSPTRLEEQHSSSVFIT, encoded by the exons ATGGCTTTGCTCTTTAATCCTGCTtgtttcttctcctttcttctTCCCTTAATGGCCACCTTTTACTTTGTTCATGGAGAGGCTAGGTTCCTATCTAATTGTACCAAGGAATTCTCCTGTGGAGCTATCGGTTTTGTGGGCTTCCCTTTTGTTAAACACACAGAGCCTcattgtggtttagtggcagtTAAGTGTGATACAACACCCCCAATTGTCCAGTTGGGAACAGGAGGAGATTGGTATCCGCTTCTGAGTGTAATGAAGCCTCGCGGAGTTGACAATACCTATACGATCGACCTTGAAGACTCAAAGCTTCAGAGACCCTTTGAGAGCCGTAAttactcaaatttaaattacacCATCCACTTTCACAATTCTCCTTCTGTCACATTCCTCAATTGGGATGCAAGCACATTGAACACCTATTTTAAATGCAATGACAGTGAAGCTGATGATATAGGCAATTATGAAAGGTATAACTGTAGTGATGGATTTAGTTTGTACTATAAACGTCACTTGCCAGAGAATCCCAAATGTGATGCTGTCAACTGTACCATGTATCCAACTCCAATTATTATTCAACAAACAAATGATGGCTTAACTGCTCAATTTGTATTGCGCATGGAAGTCTCAAAAACTTGCCAGGAGTGTTACCAAGGAGGAGGGCAATGCACAGAAGACAGCAACAACGATTTTCGCTGTGCACAAG GTAACTTGAGCACCACAGGAAAGAGAAATCTGAAACTAATTCTAGCAGCGG GTGGTGGAACACTGATCCTCACATTCATGTCTACCCTACTATTCTACATTTATACCAAGAAATTATCACTTCGTTCTTGCGTGGATCTGATGACTAAAATTAAGCTGAAAAAGCAAGATGTAGAAGAGTTTTTAAAGATCCATGGTCCCTTCGCTTTGAAAAGATTCAGTTATTCAGaagtaaagaaaattacaaACTCCTTCAAGAATGAACTTGGACAAGGAGGCTTTGGTTCTGTTTATAAAGGAAAGTTGCGCAATGGAAATTTTGTGGCAGTTAAGGTTTTGAAGGAATTAAAAGCCAGTGGAGAAGAATTCATCAATGAGGTGGCAAGTATTAGTCGGACTTCTCACATCAATATCGTCACTCTTGTTGGATTTTGCATCGAAG ATTTTGGTCTTGCAAAGTTATGCACAAGAAAGGAGAGCATTGTGTCAGTTCTTGGTGCACGGGGAACCATTGGATACATTGCTCCAGAAGTTGTTTGCAAAAATATTGGAGGAGTTTCTCACAAGTCAGATGTCTACAGTTATGGAATGATGGTTCTCGAGATGGTTGGAGGAAGAAAGAATGTGGATATTGGAGTTAGTTGCAATAGTAAAATATACTTTCCACATTGGATTTACACAAGGTTTGTGTTAGATGATGAGCTTGGATTGATTGGAGTAATGAATGAAGAAGAGAATGAGTGTGCAAGAAAGATGTTAATAGCTAGTTTGTGGTGCATACAAACTGATCCATCCACAAGACCATCAATTTCAAGAGTAGTGGAAATGTTAGAAGGTAAACTAGAATATTTACAAATCCCTCCAAAACCTTACCTCTATTCTCCCACGAGATTAGAGGAGCAACACTCATCCTCTGTGTTTATTACATAG
- the LOC116025279 gene encoding LEAF RUST 10 DISEASE-RESISTANCE LOCUS RECEPTOR-LIKE PROTEIN KINASE-like 1.2 isoform X2, translated as MNQQYIVSLHLCIFSFVLLAGKSSAAATDDLQYQACEPKKCAHGPELKYPFYLQGQQESYCGFPEFNVSCDGQGYPILRIPENDYVVDNISYESNSFRVYNAAVSGPEAGCLPEIKNVTVTNGSIGLRLVTESRINILRNCSELLVEQLWRYRVGCNEGKGYDWSFVLFEDSGFLKSALQECKENVLAPVEIREDDRSDRSSVVKYDVLLKRGFELRWSVSSCKECAESGGRCGFNATNLHFICFCPGRPHAARCKPDPDGTPKSKKKLILIAVFGAIILILASTLVVVFVLFRLKKGGWGSSQFFSRRTSSNLSLKRDLEQESNYLGVPIFSYSELEEATNNFDSSKELGDGGFGTVYYGKLRDGREVAVKRLYEHNNKRMEQFRNEIEILASLRHRSLVTLYGYTSRHSHKLLLVYEYIPNGTVADHLHGERAIDGSLTWPIRMNIAVEAASALAYLHASGIIHRDVKTTNILLDENFCVKVADFGLSRQCPSNATHVSTAPQGTPGYVDPEYHEFYQLTDKSDVYSFGVVLIELISSMPAVDITRHRHEINLSNLAMNRIVRRAFDELIDPCLGFETDAEIMRMTTCVAELAFRCLQHEKDMRPTMDEVLETLKEIQGSGVNSNVERETSKNSNNNNNNVSGSVQVPPSPETEDAILLKGIRLAVSPISVTDKWVSSSTSTSNSG; from the exons ATGAACCAACAATACATAGTATCGCTGCACCTTTGTATATTCAGTTTTGTCCTTCTGGCGGGGAAATCTTCTGCTGCTGCTACTGATGATCTGCAATATCAGGCCTGTGAGCCGAAGAAATGTGCCCATGGCCCAGAATTAAAGTATCCCTTTTATCTTCAAGGCCAGCAAGAATCTTATTGTGGTTTCCCTGAGTTCAATGTTAGTTGTGATGGGCAGGGCTATCCGATTCTTCGCATACCTGAAAATGATTATGTAGTGGACAATATTTCCTATGAGAGCAATTCTTTTCGGGTTTATAATGCTGCGGTTTCAGGACCGGAGGCTGGTTGTCTTCCTGAGATTAAAAATGTAACGGTGACAAATGGGAGTATTGGGTTGAGGTTGGTTACTGAATCAAGAATCAATATATTGCGGAATTGCAGTGAATTGTTGGTAGAGCAACTTTGGAGGTACAGGGTTGGTTGTAATGAAGGGAAGGGATACGATTGGAGTTTTGTATTGTTTGAAGATAGTGGATTCTTGAAATCTGCGTTGCAGGAGTGCAAAGAGAATGTGTTGGCACCAGTGGAGATAAGGGAAGATGATAGAAGTGATAGAAGCAGTGTGGTGAAGTATGATGTGTTATTGAAAAGGGGATTTGAGTTGAGATGGAGTGTAAGTAGTTGCAAAGAATGTGCAGAGAGTGGAGGGCGGTGTGGGTTTAACGCCACCAATCTCCACTTCATTTGTTTCTGCCCTGGCAGACCCCATGCCGCGAGATGCAAACCTGATCCCG ATGGAACTCCAAAAAGTAAAAAGAAGCTGATTTTAATAGCAG TTTTTGGAGCAATTATATTGATCCTCGCTTCGACTCTGGTGGtggtttttgttcttttccGTCTCAAGAAGGGAGGTTGGGGTTCTTCACAATTCTTTTCTCGTAGAACATCTTCTAATCTCTCATTGAAACGAGACCTTGAGCAAGAGAGTAACTACCTTGGGGTTCCTATCTTCTCTTACTCTGAACTtgaagaagcaacaaacaattTTGATTCTTCCAAAGAACTTGGAGATGGGGGGTTTGGAACTGTTTATTATG GGAAACTTCGGGATGGAAGGGAAGTTGCTGTGAAGCGCCTATATGAGCATAACAACAAGAGAATGGAGCAATTTAGAAATGAAATTGAGATTCTCGCCTCCCTAAGACACCGTAGTCTTGTAACGCTTTATGGTTACACATCAAGGCACAGTCATAAACTGCTCCTCGTTTATGAATACATCCCTAATGGAACAGTTGCTGATCACCTCCACGGAGAAAGAGCGATAGATGGATCACTCACGTGGCCTATCCGCATGAACATTGCAGTGGAAGCAGCTAGTGCCCTGGCTTACCTCCATGCTTCTGGCATAATACACCGGGATGTGAAGACTACTAACATTCTCCTCGACGAAAACTTTTGTGTGAAAGTTGCAGATTTCGGGCTTTCAAGACAATGCCCCAGTAATGCCACACACGTCTCCACTGCACCCCAAGGAACGCCTGGATATGTTGACCCCGAGTACCACGAGTTCTACCAGCTCACCGATAAGAGCGATGTTTACAGTTTCGGTGTTGTTCTTATTGAGCTCATTTCATCGATGCCCGCTGTGGATATAACTAGACATAGACATGAAATCAACTTGTCAAACTTAGCCATGAACAGGATAGTCCGACGTGCATTTGATGAGCTGATCGATCCGTGTCTAGGGTTTGAGACAGATGCCGAAATTATGAGGATGACTACTTGTGTGGCAGAGCTAGCTTTTCGATGCTTGCAACACGAGAAGGATATGAGGCCTACAATGGATGAAGTCCTGGAAACATTGAAGGAGATTCAAGGTAGTGGGGTAAACAGCAACGTGGAACGAGAGACGAGCaagaatagtaataataataataataatgtatcaGGAAGTGTACAAGTCCCTCCTTCACCTGAAACAGAAGATGCCATATTGTTGAAGGGGATTAGATTGGCAGTTTCCCCGATTTCTGTGACCGATAAGTGGGTTAGTAGTTCTACTTCAACCAGCAACAGTGGGTGA
- the LOC116025285 gene encoding LEAF RUST 10 DISEASE-RESISTANCE LOCUS RECEPTOR-LIKE PROTEIN KINASE-like 2.4 isoform X1, with the protein MALLFNPACFFSFLLPLMATFYFVHGEARFLSNCTKEFSCGAIGFVGFPFVKHTEPHCGLVAVKCDTTPPIVQLGTGGDWYPLLSVMKPRGVDNTYTIDLEDSKLQRPFESRNYSNLNYTIHFHNSPSVTFLNWDASTLNTYFKCNDSEADDIGNYERYNCSDGFSLYYKRHLPENPKCDAVNCTMYPTPIIIQQTNDGLTAQFVLRMEVSKTCQECYQGGGQCTEDSNNDFRCAQGNLSTTGKRNLKLILAAGGGTLILTFMSTLLFYIYTKKLSLRSCVDLMTKIKLKKQDVEEFLKIHGPFALKRFSYSEVKKITNSFKNELGQGGFGSVYKGKLRNGNFVAVKVLKELKASGEEFINEVASISRTSHINIVTLVGFCIEGNKRALVYEFMPNGSLEKFIYDNKSLTGRQLEWSMLYKISIGIARGLEYLHSGCNTRILHLDIKPHNILLDEDFSPKISDFGLAKLCTRKESIVSVLGARGTIGYIAPEVVCKNIGGVSHKSDVYSYGMMVLEMVGGRKNVDIGVSCNSKIYFPHWIYTRFVLDDELGLIGVMNEEENECARKMLIASLWCIQTDPSTRPSISRVVEMLEGKLEYLQIPPKPYLYSPTRLEEQHSSSVFIT; encoded by the exons ATGGCTTTGCTCTTTAATCCTGCTtgtttcttctcctttcttctTCCCTTAATGGCCACCTTTTACTTTGTTCATGGAGAGGCTAGGTTCCTATCTAATTGTACCAAGGAATTCTCCTGTGGAGCTATCGGTTTTGTGGGCTTCCCTTTTGTTAAACACACAGAGCCTcattgtggtttagtggcagtTAAGTGTGATACAACACCCCCAATTGTCCAGTTGGGAACAGGAGGAGATTGGTATCCGCTTCTGAGTGTAATGAAGCCTCGCGGAGTTGACAATACCTATACGATCGACCTTGAAGACTCAAAGCTTCAGAGACCCTTTGAGAGCCGTAAttactcaaatttaaattacacCATCCACTTTCACAATTCTCCTTCTGTCACATTCCTCAATTGGGATGCAAGCACATTGAACACCTATTTTAAATGCAATGACAGTGAAGCTGATGATATAGGCAATTATGAAAGGTATAACTGTAGTGATGGATTTAGTTTGTACTATAAACGTCACTTGCCAGAGAATCCCAAATGTGATGCTGTCAACTGTACCATGTATCCAACTCCAATTATTATTCAACAAACAAATGATGGCTTAACTGCTCAATTTGTATTGCGCATGGAAGTCTCAAAAACTTGCCAGGAGTGTTACCAAGGAGGAGGGCAATGCACAGAAGACAGCAACAACGATTTTCGCTGTGCACAAG GTAACTTGAGCACCACAGGAAAGAGAAATCTGAAACTAATTCTAGCAGCGG GTGGTGGAACACTGATCCTCACATTCATGTCTACCCTACTATTCTACATTTATACCAAGAAATTATCACTTCGTTCTTGCGTGGATCTGATGACTAAAATTAAGCTGAAAAAGCAAGATGTAGAAGAGTTTTTAAAGATCCATGGTCCCTTCGCTTTGAAAAGATTCAGTTATTCAGaagtaaagaaaattacaaACTCCTTCAAGAATGAACTTGGACAAGGAGGCTTTGGTTCTGTTTATAAAGGAAAGTTGCGCAATGGAAATTTTGTGGCAGTTAAGGTTTTGAAGGAATTAAAAGCCAGTGGAGAAGAATTCATCAATGAGGTGGCAAGTATTAGTCGGACTTCTCACATCAATATCGTCACTCTTGTTGGATTTTGCATCGAAGGTAATAAAAGAGCTCTTGTCTATGAGTTCATGCCTAATGGATCCCTTGAAAAGTTTATTTATGACAATAAATCTCTGACGGGTCGTCAATTGGAATGGAGCATGttatataaaatttcaatagGTATAGCTCGAGGGTTAGAGTACTTGCATAGTGGTTGCAACACTCGAATTTTACACTTGGATATAAAGCCCCATAATATTCTTCTAGATGAAGACTTTTCTCCCAAAATTTCAGATTTTGGTCTTGCAAAGTTATGCACAAGAAAGGAGAGCATTGTGTCAGTTCTTGGTGCACGGGGAACCATTGGATACATTGCTCCAGAAGTTGTTTGCAAAAATATTGGAGGAGTTTCTCACAAGTCAGATGTCTACAGTTATGGAATGATGGTTCTCGAGATGGTTGGAGGAAGAAAGAATGTGGATATTGGAGTTAGTTGCAATAGTAAAATATACTTTCCACATTGGATTTACACAAGGTTTGTGTTAGATGATGAGCTTGGATTGATTGGAGTAATGAATGAAGAAGAGAATGAGTGTGCAAGAAAGATGTTAATAGCTAGTTTGTGGTGCATACAAACTGATCCATCCACAAGACCATCAATTTCAAGAGTAGTGGAAATGTTAGAAGGTAAACTAGAATATTTACAAATCCCTCCAAAACCTTACCTCTATTCTCCCACGAGATTAGAGGAGCAACACTCATCCTCTGTGTTTATTACATAG